The Flavobacterium commune genome contains a region encoding:
- a CDS encoding M23 family metallopeptidase, whose protein sequence is MRFFLFFLLISRAVIAQTTYPKDYFQSPLEIPMQLSGNFGELRPNHFHAGFDFKTLQKEGLNVLAVADGYVSRIKISPFGNGKAIYINHPNGYTTVYCHLQKATGAIAEYIKSTHYKEQNFEIEMFPKANELVVKKGEIIGLSGNTGSSEGPHLHFEFRDTQTEKIINPMLFGFDKNFKDIKKPIISAVYVYPLEGATANQSKRPLLLNLNLQKDGTYLATKVLANGKIGFGITADDYDNVSFNKNGVYKVQSYLNGKAAFGYQFDTYSFDEMRYINALIDYSRYKKTYQRVQKLFMSSPFNLSIIKKDADNGIVNVIPNLNLVYRIEVADFFGNTTVVNIPIAFDSSVPVIGQEVIASNYFVKSKKDNIFSKENMTASFPAGTFYEDFAMNFAVNGNVLTLHDDSVPVHSSFEIAIESDKYTEEQKSKVYIASLSSGGSLGYNTTFSKGNLYSTKVRSLGKYTLAMDTTPPVITIAKPIEGRWLSAEKSIQLSIRDSGSGIKSYNGYLNGNWILFEYDAKTRKITHNFSDGIVAEGANDLKVVVTDQVGNATTFESRFFRSQK, encoded by the coding sequence ATGAGATTTTTCCTTTTTTTTCTACTGATTTCTAGGGCAGTTATAGCTCAAACTACTTATCCAAAAGATTATTTTCAGTCTCCATTAGAGATTCCGATGCAATTATCGGGGAATTTTGGAGAATTAAGACCCAATCATTTTCATGCCGGTTTTGATTTTAAAACTTTACAAAAAGAAGGTTTAAATGTGCTGGCGGTGGCTGATGGTTATGTTTCCCGTATTAAAATTTCTCCTTTTGGAAACGGAAAAGCTATTTATATTAATCATCCTAATGGTTATACTACGGTGTATTGTCATTTGCAAAAAGCTACCGGGGCAATAGCCGAATATATTAAAAGCACTCATTATAAGGAACAAAATTTTGAAATTGAAATGTTTCCAAAGGCTAACGAATTAGTAGTAAAAAAGGGTGAAATTATCGGTTTGTCAGGAAATACAGGTTCTTCTGAAGGACCGCATTTGCATTTTGAATTTAGGGATACTCAAACCGAAAAAATTATTAATCCAATGTTGTTTGGGTTTGATAAAAATTTCAAAGACATTAAAAAACCAATAATTTCGGCGGTTTATGTTTATCCGTTAGAAGGAGCTACGGCTAATCAATCCAAGCGTCCATTGTTATTGAATTTAAATTTGCAAAAGGACGGAACGTATTTAGCCACAAAGGTTTTGGCTAATGGGAAAATTGGTTTTGGAATTACCGCTGATGATTATGATAATGTTTCTTTTAACAAAAACGGAGTTTATAAAGTTCAGTCTTATTTGAATGGAAAAGCTGCTTTTGGTTATCAGTTTGACACCTATTCCTTTGACGAAATGCGATACATAAATGCTTTGATTGATTATTCGCGTTATAAAAAAACATATCAAAGAGTTCAAAAATTGTTTATGAGTTCTCCTTTTAATTTGAGTATCATAAAAAAGGATGCTGACAATGGGATTGTAAATGTTATTCCTAATTTGAATTTAGTGTATCGAATTGAAGTTGCTGACTTTTTTGGAAACACCACAGTCGTGAATATTCCGATTGCTTTTGATTCATCTGTTCCGGTTATTGGGCAAGAAGTTATTGCTTCTAATTATTTTGTTAAATCCAAAAAGGACAATATTTTCTCTAAAGAGAATATGACGGCCAGTTTTCCGGCGGGAACTTTTTATGAAGATTTTGCAATGAATTTTGCTGTAAACGGTAATGTTTTAACGCTTCATGATGATAGCGTGCCGGTTCATTCCAGTTTTGAAATCGCTATAGAGAGTGATAAATATACTGAGGAACAGAAGAGCAAAGTGTATATAGCCAGTTTGAGTTCCGGTGGGAGTTTAGGTTATAATACTACATTTTCCAAAGGAAATCTTTATAGCACTAAAGTGCGCTCTTTGGGTAAATATACTTTAGCAATGGATACTACTCCGCCTGTAATTACAATTGCAAAGCCCATTGAAGGACGTTGGCTGAGTGCCGAAAAATCGATTCAACTTTCTATTAGAGATTCAGGTTCGGGTATAAAATCATACAATGGTTATTTGAATGGCAATTGGATTTTATTTGAATACGATGCAAAAACCAGAAAAATCACTCATAATTTTAGTGACGGGATTGTTGCCGAAGGAGCTAATGATTTAAAAGTTGTAGTAACCGACCAAGTAGGGAATGCAACTACATTTGAAAGCCGTTTTTTTAGAAGTCAAAAATAA